One genomic region from Cyanobacterium stanieri LEGE 03274 encodes:
- a CDS encoding Tex family protein yields the protein MINISQIIAQELCLKIEQVNSALNLFSEGATIPFIARYRKEITGSLNEIQLRDIQERFNYLQELEQRKQVILEAIALKNQLSDSLKAQITACLQKNELEDLYLPFKTKRRTRATMAKEKGLTPLIELIKQHNYPQTKSFNLEKEAQKYLNEEVATIEEAIAGAGDILAEEIAEKAQLRAYLRDFILKNGWFASTIKKDYEEGTTKYEMYRNFQGKLTKIAPHNILALYRGENEKILTLDITFDEEKSLIYLASKTIKTKENNLVNFYENTIKDSFNRLIKPAILREVRAEKKAWADGESIKTFEANLRELLLSAPAGMKPTMGIDPGFRTGCKVAILSETGQFLDYQTIFPHSGDKKRQISTNTIQNLIREYNIKLIAIGNGTAGRETEQFITETIAPLNPKPIKVMVNESGASIYSASDIAIAEFPHLDITVRGAISIGRRLQDPLAELVKIDPKSIGVGQYQHDVDQKLLKKKLEETVESCVNYVGVDLNTASQELLTFVSGINPTIANNIVNYRNEYGAFKSRKELLKVKKLGAKTFELAAGFLKIRGGKNPLDNTAVHPESYAIVESIAQDINISLNQINKFSSHLPQLDLKKYVTDTVGLPTLEDIRQELEKPGRDPRAEFRYATFKEGINEISDLQEGMELEGVVTNVVNFGAFVDVGVHQDGLIHISQLADKFIEDTNEVIKVGEVVRVRVLEVNQKLKRIGLKRI from the coding sequence ATGATTAACATTTCTCAAATTATTGCCCAAGAATTATGCTTAAAAATAGAGCAAGTAAATAGTGCTTTAAATTTATTTTCAGAAGGAGCAACAATCCCTTTTATTGCCCGTTACCGTAAAGAAATAACAGGTTCTCTTAATGAGATACAATTGAGGGATATTCAAGAACGTTTTAACTATTTACAGGAACTAGAACAACGTAAACAAGTTATCTTAGAGGCGATCGCCCTTAAAAATCAACTCAGTGACTCTTTAAAAGCTCAAATCACCGCCTGTTTACAAAAAAATGAACTTGAAGACCTTTACCTACCCTTTAAAACTAAAAGGCGCACCCGTGCCACCATGGCAAAAGAAAAAGGATTAACTCCTTTAATAGAATTAATTAAACAACATAACTATCCTCAAACAAAATCTTTTAACTTAGAAAAAGAAGCCCAAAAATATCTTAATGAAGAAGTAGCCACCATCGAAGAAGCCATTGCAGGGGCAGGGGATATATTAGCCGAAGAAATTGCCGAAAAAGCACAATTAAGAGCCTATTTAAGAGACTTTATTTTAAAAAATGGTTGGTTTGCATCTACCATAAAAAAAGATTACGAAGAAGGTACAACCAAATATGAAATGTATCGCAACTTTCAAGGAAAACTAACAAAAATTGCCCCCCATAATATCCTCGCATTATACAGGGGAGAAAATGAAAAAATATTGACCTTAGATATTACCTTTGATGAAGAAAAAAGCCTTATCTACCTAGCATCAAAAACCATCAAAACCAAAGAAAATAACCTAGTTAATTTCTACGAAAATACCATCAAAGATAGCTTTAATCGTTTAATTAAACCTGCCATATTAAGAGAAGTAAGAGCAGAAAAAAAAGCATGGGCTGACGGTGAATCTATCAAAACCTTTGAAGCCAATTTACGAGAATTGTTATTATCTGCCCCCGCAGGAATGAAACCCACCATGGGAATTGACCCGGGATTTAGGACAGGTTGTAAAGTCGCTATTCTTTCGGAAACAGGGCAATTTTTAGACTATCAAACCATATTTCCCCATTCAGGAGATAAAAAAAGACAGATCTCCACTAATACAATTCAAAATCTTATTCGTGAGTATAACATAAAATTGATTGCCATCGGTAATGGTACAGCGGGGAGAGAAACCGAGCAATTTATCACCGAGACGATCGCCCCTTTAAACCCCAAACCAATTAAAGTAATGGTCAATGAATCAGGGGCTTCCATCTATTCAGCTAGTGATATAGCCATCGCCGAATTTCCTCACCTTGACATTACTGTTAGGGGTGCTATTAGTATCGGTAGGAGACTGCAAGACCCTCTAGCCGAATTAGTGAAAATTGACCCCAAATCCATTGGCGTAGGACAATATCAACATGACGTTGACCAAAAATTACTCAAGAAAAAATTAGAAGAAACCGTCGAAAGCTGTGTTAATTACGTGGGAGTAGATTTAAACACCGCCTCCCAAGAATTACTAACCTTCGTATCAGGTATTAATCCCACCATTGCCAACAATATTGTTAATTATCGCAACGAATATGGGGCATTTAAAAGCCGAAAAGAATTACTCAAAGTCAAAAAATTAGGAGCAAAAACCTTTGAGTTGGCCGCAGGTTTTCTCAAAATTCGGGGGGGAAAAAATCCTTTAGATAATACCGCCGTGCATCCTGAAAGTTACGCCATCGTTGAAAGTATTGCCCAAGATATTAACATATCTCTCAATCAAATTAACAAATTTAGCTCCCATCTTCCTCAGTTAGACTTAAAAAAATACGTTACCGATACCGTTGGTTTACCCACCCTAGAAGATATTCGGCAAGAATTAGAAAAACCAGGTAGAGATCCTCGCGCGGAGTTTCGCTATGCTACTTTTAAGGAGGGTATTAATGAAATTAGTGATCTTCAAGAGGGTATGGAGTTAGAAGGGGTTGTTACTAATGTAGTGAATTTTGGTGCTTTTGTCGATGTAGGAGTCCATCAAGATGGTTTAATTCATATTTCCCAATTAGCGGATAAATTTATTGAAGATACCAATGAGGTGATTAAGGTAGGAGAGGTTGTAAGGGTAAGGGTTTTGGAGGTTAATCAAAAACTTAAACGCATTGGTTTAAAAAGAATTTAA
- a CDS encoding ABC transporter permease subunit: MKSFLLSENTIYVFKRLSQGLLTLLLASMLSFMIIQLAPGDYLDNLRQNPTISPETIDELQIRFGLDKSPLQQYLLWFRQVITRFDFGESFVYSRSVSSLILERIPATLLLAISSIIVTWAIALPLGIISAVNQNKTIDKVLRVVSYFGQGFPSFITALILLVVAQNLSPLFPVGGMTSINHNQLSPLGKFLDIVWHMILPTIALSITSFAGLQRLTRGQLLDVLRQDYIQTARAKGLPKNRVLYVHALRNAINPLITLLGFEFASLLSGAFIAEFFFNWPGLGRLILQAVQAQDLYLVMASLMMGATMLIVGNLMADLLLKFVDPRIKLENLE; the protein is encoded by the coding sequence GTGAAAAGTTTTTTATTGAGTGAAAACACCATTTATGTTTTTAAAAGACTCTCCCAAGGATTGTTGACTCTTTTATTGGCTTCTATGCTTAGCTTTATGATTATTCAGTTAGCGCCTGGAGATTATCTTGATAACTTACGACAAAATCCAACAATCTCCCCTGAAACCATTGACGAGTTACAAATACGTTTTGGGCTAGATAAATCACCTCTACAACAATATTTATTATGGTTTAGACAAGTAATTACTAGATTTGATTTTGGAGAGAGTTTTGTTTACTCGCGCTCGGTTTCTTCCCTGATTCTTGAACGTATTCCCGCTACTTTATTATTAGCCATTTCATCTATTATAGTAACATGGGCGATCGCCCTTCCCCTAGGAATAATCAGCGCCGTTAATCAAAATAAAACCATCGATAAAGTTTTAAGGGTAGTTAGTTACTTTGGGCAAGGATTCCCTAGCTTTATCACCGCCTTAATTTTATTAGTTGTCGCCCAAAATTTATCCCCCCTTTTTCCCGTAGGTGGCATGACAAGTATTAATCATAATCAACTGTCTCCCCTAGGTAAATTTTTAGATATTGTTTGGCATATGATATTACCCACCATCGCCCTTAGTATTACCAGTTTTGCAGGATTACAACGACTAACCCGAGGGCAATTATTAGATGTATTAAGACAAGATTATATTCAAACCGCTAGGGCAAAAGGGCTTCCAAAAAATCGAGTTTTATATGTCCATGCCTTACGCAATGCCATTAACCCTCTGATTACGCTACTCGGTTTTGAGTTTGCCAGTTTATTAAGCGGTGCGTTTATTGCCGAATTTTTCTTTAACTGGCCAGGTTTAGGTAGATTAATATTACAGGCAGTACAAGCCCAAGATTTATATTTAGTTATGGCTAGTTTGATGATGGGGGCTACCATGTTAATTGTCGGTAATTTAATGGCGGATTTATTATTAAAATTTGTTGACCCTCGTATTAAATTGGAAAACTTGGAATAA
- the crtB gene encoding cyanoexosortase B, which produces MALIKSKQTYLNLNEEKIFYIILGFLCLMYFPLMWHWYDGWLNKTISIEHEYFSHGVIGIPFAFYLCWLDRKKWHQLPNQYRPQGFFPITIASIFYLSGVPELVNLSFPIILLGICYFLKGKAGLKLLWFPFILIILATPNSIPYLITPYTLWLQRLIATLSGFLLFHLGFDVSVNGIYISVNGRLVEVAPYCAGLKMLFTSLYISLILLYWRGVLGDRTRSLLLLVGAVFISVIGNVFRNTILAFFHGARQDSLFVWFHDSWGGEVYSTGMLICIFGLLLWIEKINFYSNSEPKLNQLTTNDEDDFNFNF; this is translated from the coding sequence ATGGCACTCATAAAAAGTAAACAAACCTACCTCAATCTAAATGAGGAAAAAATATTTTACATAATCTTAGGATTTCTATGTTTGATGTATTTTCCCCTTATGTGGCACTGGTATGATGGTTGGTTAAATAAAACCATTAGTATTGAGCATGAATATTTTAGCCATGGAGTGATTGGAATTCCCTTCGCTTTCTATCTATGTTGGTTGGATAGAAAAAAATGGCATCAATTACCCAATCAATATCGCCCACAAGGATTTTTCCCCATTACCATCGCTAGTATTTTTTATCTTTCAGGAGTGCCAGAATTAGTTAATCTTTCATTTCCCATTATTTTGTTGGGAATATGTTACTTTTTGAAAGGTAAGGCTGGTTTGAAGTTACTTTGGTTTCCCTTTATCCTCATTATCCTTGCTACTCCTAATTCTATTCCCTATCTGATTACTCCTTATACCCTTTGGTTACAAAGATTGATTGCTACCCTTTCAGGGTTTTTATTGTTTCATCTCGGTTTTGATGTGAGTGTTAATGGTATTTATATCTCCGTCAATGGGCGTTTGGTAGAAGTTGCCCCCTATTGTGCGGGATTAAAGATGCTTTTTACCAGTTTATATATTTCCCTTATTTTACTCTATTGGCGGGGTGTTTTGGGCGATCGCACTCGCTCTTTATTATTATTAGTAGGGGCGGTATTTATTAGCGTCATCGGCAATGTGTTTCGTAATACTATTTTGGCATTTTTTCACGGTGCAAGACAAGATTCTTTATTTGTTTGGTTTCATGATAGTTGGGGAGGAGAAGTTTATTCCACGGGAATGTTAATTTGTATTTTTGGACTACTTTTATGGATTGAAAAAATCAACTTTTACTCTAATTCAGAACCAAAATTAAATCAATTAACAACTAATGACGAAGATGATTTTAATTTTAATTTTTAG
- a CDS encoding cyanoexosortase B system-associated protein, whose protein sequence is MTTKKQKKYYYIILIIVLMLLIIIGILPGYFKGGNWSWSQENEPSNMGLIRQLRNEPILLEDWELIDRNLVRLNGKNWYWQIMEKDNQTVSLLIHPQPYFKDKPSVEWTDLENLNVSASFCLQEISDKLTLAPEELNIQSSAKNIGELISQKNVDKNTLNIILESLDTRCSRAFTITNRDNQQTIIPLIDPQDWSTDSQQTITFNADNNDTITALFQRGWNNNNTVAMMNWYTWKDGGHHKPYHWFFSDLKSQIKGDRTGWVAISLRLYIEPLAEIKPKQEEITTLAQQVQTQIMTKITPEK, encoded by the coding sequence ATGACTACTAAAAAACAAAAAAAATATTACTATATAATCTTAATAATAGTATTAATGCTATTAATTATTATTGGTATTCTACCTGGCTATTTTAAAGGAGGTAATTGGAGTTGGAGTCAAGAAAATGAACCTAGCAATATGGGGTTAATTCGTCAGTTGAGAAATGAGCCAATTTTGTTAGAGGATTGGGAACTTATTGATAGAAATCTAGTCAGACTAAATGGTAAAAATTGGTATTGGCAAATCATGGAAAAAGATAATCAAACAGTTAGTTTGTTAATACATCCTCAGCCCTATTTTAAGGATAAACCAAGTGTAGAATGGACTGATTTAGAAAATTTAAACGTAAGTGCTTCCTTTTGTTTACAGGAAATCTCCGATAAACTTACCCTAGCACCAGAAGAACTAAATATACAATCATCAGCAAAAAATATTGGTGAATTAATAAGTCAAAAAAACGTTGATAAAAACACATTAAACATCATTTTAGAATCCCTAGATACAAGATGTTCTCGAGCTTTTACCATCACCAATAGAGACAATCAACAAACAATAATTCCCCTAATTGATCCTCAAGATTGGTCAACGGATTCCCAACAAACCATTACCTTTAATGCTGACAATAATGATACGATTACCGCATTATTTCAAAGGGGTTGGAATAATAATAACACCGTGGCAATGATGAATTGGTACACATGGAAAGATGGTGGACACCATAAACCCTATCATTGGTTTTTTAGTGATTTGAAAAGTCAAATAAAGGGCGATCGCACTGGGTGGGTAGCCATCAGTTTAAGACTATACATAGAACCTCTAGCCGAAATAAAACCAAAACAAGAAGAAATAACAACCCTCGCCCAACAAGTTCAAACCCAAATCATGACCAAAATCACCCCAGAAAAATAA
- a CDS encoding polysaccharide biosynthesis/export family protein translates to MANKFNLLLILLYPLLVVILTPQKIAWSQNNSPLQTTPPSNFPSVPRGYEPEPFDQGNAQHLNDYRLDFGDSINVSVARFPEFNFSGTLDAQGNVVVPILGRISLKGLTTEEIENKISFELGNRYLREPPQVLAVLTGQRPFNLTVIGEVARPGYYTVSDGIPMSSLLTLAGGTTNRADMRSIIVRRRLTDDTLIEEEVDLYKPLIEGTGEPRIRLQPGDTVVVSALEVGEDQDYDQVFISRTNVPQPLIQVRVVAPTGAAGATLRNINIPNGSTFLDAVALLPEFIPLVTNNEVTLMRFDPELGRVVTQSLNVRQTIEQGDMAQNVPLREDDVIVVSRTLLGRILGGIRIITQPIRDIFGFTNFIQDVFDGNLFDSNNRNNNFRF, encoded by the coding sequence ATGGCTAATAAGTTTAATCTCCTCCTCATACTCTTATACCCTCTCCTAGTCGTGATTCTTACACCCCAAAAAATAGCATGGTCACAAAATAACTCCCCCTTACAAACTACCCCCCCAAGCAACTTTCCCTCCGTACCCAGAGGCTACGAACCAGAACCCTTTGACCAAGGCAACGCCCAACACCTCAACGATTATCGCCTCGACTTTGGCGACTCCATTAACGTCTCCGTAGCCAGATTTCCCGAATTTAACTTCTCCGGAACATTAGACGCTCAAGGAAACGTCGTTGTACCAATCCTTGGACGCATATCCCTCAAAGGTTTAACCACCGAAGAAATAGAAAACAAAATTAGTTTTGAACTAGGAAACCGCTACCTTAGAGAACCCCCCCAAGTTTTAGCCGTACTCACAGGGCAACGACCATTTAACCTTACCGTTATTGGAGAAGTTGCCAGACCGGGCTATTATACCGTTAGTGATGGAATCCCCATGAGTTCTCTCCTTACCCTAGCAGGGGGAACAACCAATCGAGCTGATATGCGTTCAATTATCGTTCGTCGTCGCCTTACCGATGATACCCTAATAGAAGAAGAAGTAGATCTTTATAAACCACTCATTGAAGGCACAGGAGAACCCCGCATCCGCCTTCAACCGGGAGATACCGTAGTAGTTTCTGCCCTAGAAGTAGGAGAAGATCAAGACTATGACCAAGTATTTATCTCCCGTACTAATGTTCCCCAACCCCTAATCCAAGTCAGGGTAGTAGCACCCACAGGGGCGGCAGGGGCAACCCTCCGTAATATTAATATTCCTAACGGTAGTACCTTCCTTGATGCGGTAGCACTGCTTCCCGAATTTATTCCCCTAGTCACCAATAACGAAGTTACCTTAATGCGTTTTGACCCCGAATTGGGAAGGGTTGTCACCCAATCCCTTAATGTCCGTCAAACCATCGAACAAGGAGATATGGCCCAAAATGTTCCCCTAAGGGAAGATGATGTTATTGTGGTTAGTCGAACTCTTTTAGGCAGAATTTTGGGGGGAATCAGGATTATCACTCAACCTATCAGAGATATTTTTGGTTTTACTAACTTTATCCAAGATGTCTTTGATGGCAACTTATTTGATAGCAATAATCGTAATAATAATTTCCGTTTTTAA
- a CDS encoding GumC family protein, producing MAPPIVTRFLISLNEHKWLGLIVFTVITGGSFLFTLVPEPERAEDQILAFGRLSVNSPLPIFTSAGEELRSQGRSSNIQDLISQQVIQNIANRIDFNLRQTERAVADLILGLPEEEPAPTATPDNRVPLITFRYDGGRTPEESRTVLQVFMEEIVNESYRINTIRLQNKITDLQTRLNQVREDVREAEQDYYSYISNEGALLLSVQDGSLFGGITSSEQQKRQLDVLLSGIDAEIQTLQEQLQLTPEEAYVSSALSADPIIANLRALILQNDLELERLQTDLRDDHPTMVELREQKALNERLLEERGREVIGTDRVFQPVDGSVRDASNLDQTRAQLAARLIDLQGQRNAVAGQLRAVEEVQNTLRQEYEQFPERQTQQTSLIQEVQAQRVLYETIFAALVDAQSAEAEADSSFTIVQPAFLIREPSPPVPPATSPILIVGIGVVIGFASAMGVVFLFATLDERLHTSKELQDFFGERDVPLLAELPMVQNPEPFRKAMPIIFESDSPYSRFYERFRSNIRRLGGDNTKVVMMASVIADEGRTVTAYNLAIASANAGKRTLLVELDLRDKNPGSRKYFQLQPDPALSINPVSYYDFQGGGNGDLSSLVQRVPEIPNFSIVPSPGFQKQAPAILESSEIKSFLRYVRSQYDFVVIDTPSLSSCNDALLLEPFVDGIVLVTHPGKSLRNLLGTTIDDFIEEELPIIGAVINNVGFDNQEIEPLEDDESSFLNTNYGEDDNDDSSSFFSGDAT from the coding sequence ATGGCACCTCCTATTGTTACCCGTTTTTTAATTTCCCTTAATGAACATAAATGGCTTGGTTTAATTGTCTTTACAGTGATTACGGGGGGTTCTTTCCTTTTTACCCTCGTCCCCGAACCAGAAAGGGCAGAAGACCAAATTTTGGCCTTTGGTCGTTTATCTGTAAATAGTCCTTTACCTATTTTCACTTCGGCGGGGGAAGAATTAAGAAGTCAGGGGCGCTCAAGTAATATTCAAGATCTTATTTCTCAACAGGTAATTCAAAATATTGCTAATCGTATTGATTTTAATTTGAGACAAACCGAAAGGGCTGTGGCTGATTTAATTCTAGGTTTACCAGAGGAAGAACCCGCCCCCACGGCAACTCCCGATAACCGAGTACCGTTGATAACCTTTCGCTATGACGGGGGCAGAACTCCAGAGGAGTCAAGAACGGTGTTACAGGTTTTTATGGAGGAGATTGTTAATGAAAGTTATCGTATCAATACCATTCGCCTACAAAATAAGATTACGGATTTACAAACAAGACTCAATCAGGTTCGAGAGGATGTAAGAGAAGCCGAACAAGACTACTATAGTTATATTTCCAATGAGGGAGCTTTACTGTTATCTGTGCAAGATGGCAGTTTGTTTGGGGGAATTACCAGTTCTGAACAACAAAAAAGGCAATTAGATGTATTGTTGTCGGGAATTGATGCGGAAATTCAAACCTTACAAGAGCAGTTACAGTTAACCCCTGAGGAGGCTTATGTTTCTTCTGCTCTGAGTGCTGATCCCATTATTGCTAATTTAAGGGCTTTGATTTTACAAAATGATTTGGAGTTGGAGCGACTACAAACGGACTTAAGGGATGATCATCCTACTATGGTTGAGTTAAGGGAACAAAAAGCCCTCAATGAAAGATTATTGGAGGAAAGGGGTAGGGAGGTGATTGGCACTGATCGAGTTTTTCAACCCGTTGATGGTAGCGTCCGTGATGCTAGTAATTTAGATCAAACGAGGGCGCAGTTAGCCGCACGGTTAATTGATTTACAGGGCCAACGAAATGCGGTGGCAGGACAGTTAAGGGCGGTGGAGGAGGTGCAAAATACTTTGCGTCAAGAGTATGAGCAGTTTCCTGAAAGACAAACCCAACAAACTTCCCTCATTCAAGAAGTTCAGGCTCAGAGGGTTTTATATGAGACTATTTTTGCGGCTTTGGTGGATGCTCAATCGGCGGAGGCGGAGGCCGATAGTAGTTTTACCATTGTGCAACCTGCTTTTTTGATTCGTGAGCCTAGTCCCCCTGTACCTCCTGCTACGAGTCCCATTTTAATTGTGGGTATCGGTGTGGTTATTGGTTTTGCTTCGGCTATGGGGGTAGTTTTCCTCTTTGCTACTTTGGATGAAAGATTACATACTTCTAAGGAGTTACAAGACTTTTTTGGAGAGCGGGATGTTCCTTTGTTGGCGGAGTTGCCGATGGTACAAAATCCTGAGCCTTTTCGTAAGGCTATGCCGATCATATTTGAGTCTGATTCTCCTTATTCAAGGTTTTATGAGCGTTTTCGTAGTAATATTCGTCGCTTAGGTGGTGATAATACTAAAGTGGTGATGATGGCTAGTGTGATTGCTGATGAAGGACGCACTGTCACTGCTTATAATTTGGCGATCGCCTCTGCTAATGCGGGGAAACGTACTTTGTTGGTGGAGTTAGATTTACGGGATAAGAATCCTGGTTCTCGTAAGTATTTTCAGTTACAACCTGATCCGGCTTTATCGATTAATCCTGTTAGTTATTATGATTTTCAAGGGGGAGGTAATGGAGATTTAAGTTCTTTGGTTCAGCGTGTGCCAGAAATTCCTAATTTTTCCATTGTTCCTAGTCCTGGTTTTCAAAAACAAGCCCCGGCTATTCTTGAGTCTAGCGAGATTAAGTCTTTCTTGCGCTATGTGCGATCGCAGTATGATTTTGTGGTCATCGATACTCCATCTTTATCTAGTTGTAATGATGCTTTATTGTTAGAACCTTTTGTGGATGGTATTGTTTTGGTTACTCATCCTGGTAAGAGTTTGAGAAATCTTTTAGGCACTACCATTGATGATTTTATTGAGGAGGAGTTACCTATCATTGGGGCGGTGATTAATAATGTTGGTTTTGACAATCAGGAAATTGAACCGTTAGAGGATGATGAGTCTAGCTTTTTAAATACTAATTATGGAGAGGATGATAATGATGATAGTTCTTCTTTCTTCTCTGGTGATGCAACTTAA
- the dndC gene encoding DNA phosphorothioation system sulfurtransferase DndC: MTTNKQIPLFPPRTVDELVADIELLTAEIQELYCQDQVPWIIGYSGGKDSSCILQLIWSAIALLPPKKRQKKVYVITNDTFVENPIVSHWVKGCINTINQSAQEQNMPFIAHITHPVVKDTFWVCLIGKGYPAPRQGFRWCTDRMKIQPANQFIRETVRANGEVILVLGTRKAESTTRKKNMEKHEKGRFRARLNINSRLPNSYIYTPIEDWRTDEVWMYLLQWQNPWGGDNQDLFTMYRGATADNECPLVVDTSTPSCGDSRFGCWVCTMVSKDKSMEAMIQNDEDKEWLQPLLDLRNELDIRDDRDKRDFRRIYGKVELFERNIDGETTVQNIPGPYLKQWREYWLTKVLEAQMSIRNNAPPEFRDIDLISIAELSEIRKIWLEEKHEFDDSLPRIYQEIIGEEFPDPRIGAGNSLLGSEEWQTLEELCEGDSMHLELMTRLLDTERQYVTKVRRVGIYQALEKCFHTSSRSQEEAIANAEYIREVKNAAKKGDIKELQQKLSWGKMKFNGKQ, from the coding sequence ATGACAACTAACAAGCAAATTCCCCTATTTCCACCCCGTACCGTCGATGAATTAGTGGCTGATATTGAATTGCTCACCGCAGAAATTCAAGAACTATATTGTCAAGATCAAGTACCGTGGATAATTGGATATAGTGGCGGTAAAGATAGCTCCTGTATTTTACAATTAATCTGGAGTGCGATCGCCCTGTTGCCCCCCAAAAAAAGACAAAAAAAAGTTTACGTCATTACCAACGATACCTTTGTGGAAAATCCCATCGTATCCCATTGGGTAAAAGGCTGTATTAACACCATCAACCAATCAGCCCAAGAACAAAATATGCCCTTCATTGCCCATATTACCCACCCTGTCGTTAAAGACACCTTCTGGGTATGCCTCATCGGAAAAGGCTACCCTGCCCCCCGCCAAGGCTTTCGCTGGTGTACCGATAGAATGAAAATTCAACCAGCGAATCAATTTATTAGGGAAACTGTCCGAGCCAATGGAGAAGTTATTCTCGTATTAGGCACTCGTAAAGCAGAAAGTACCACCCGCAAAAAAAATATGGAAAAACATGAAAAAGGTAGATTTAGAGCTAGATTAAATATCAATTCTCGTTTACCTAACTCCTATATTTATACCCCCATCGAAGATTGGCGCACCGATGAAGTGTGGATGTATTTACTTCAATGGCAAAATCCATGGGGAGGAGATAATCAAGACTTATTCACCATGTATCGAGGCGCTACCGCCGACAACGAATGTCCTTTAGTAGTGGATACATCAACCCCTAGTTGTGGGGATTCTCGCTTTGGTTGTTGGGTGTGTACCATGGTAAGCAAAGATAAATCCATGGAAGCCATGATTCAAAATGACGAAGATAAAGAATGGTTACAACCTCTGTTAGATTTGAGAAATGAATTAGATATTCGGGATGATCGAGATAAAAGAGATTTTAGGCGTATTTATGGTAAAGTCGAGCTTTTTGAGCGTAATATCGATGGAGAAACCACCGTACAAAATATCCCTGGCCCTTATTTAAAACAATGGCGAGAATATTGGTTAACCAAAGTCTTAGAAGCCCAAATGAGTATTAGAAATAATGCTCCCCCCGAATTTCGTGACATAGATTTAATCTCCATTGCTGAATTGAGTGAAATTAGAAAAATTTGGCTAGAGGAAAAACACGAATTTGATGATAGCTTACCCCGTATTTACCAAGAAATAATTGGCGAAGAATTTCCAGATCCTCGTATCGGTGCAGGTAATTCCCTTTTAGGTTCAGAGGAATGGCAAACCCTAGAGGAATTGTGCGAAGGAGATAGTATGCACCTAGAATTAATGACTCGTTTATTAGATACTGAAAGACAATATGTCACCAAAGTTCGTCGTGTGGGTATTTATCAAGCCCTTGAAAAATGTTTTCACACAAGTTCTCGTTCTCAAGAAGAGGCGATCGCCAATGCCGAGTACATTAGAGAGGTCAAAAATGCAGCTAAAAAAGGGGATATAAAAGAATTACAACAGAAACTCTCTTGGGGCAAAATGAAGTTTAACGGAAAACAGTAA
- a CDS encoding DUF2062 domain-containing protein, which translates to MLKNKSKSIHNLSEKKDISLKKKPKKSFIKRYYQYFILRILRVKEKPKAIARGFAIGVFTGSFPFFGLQMIVALLLAIILRANKATAMMGTWISNPFTYVPIFLFNYQIGLFILENIFQISINNLDEFNSESWQNLADSGAEITVTLLTGSFFVGLTLSILAYYLILILIKKQNKTLHKKYWKKKDKC; encoded by the coding sequence ATGCTAAAAAATAAATCAAAATCTATTCATAATCTTTCTGAAAAAAAAGATATTTCCTTGAAGAAAAAGCCAAAAAAATCATTTATTAAACGTTATTATCAATATTTTATTTTACGTATTTTAAGGGTTAAAGAAAAGCCAAAGGCGATCGCCCGTGGTTTTGCTATCGGTGTTTTTACAGGTAGTTTTCCTTTTTTTGGTTTACAAATGATCGTCGCTTTACTATTAGCAATTATTTTAAGAGCAAATAAAGCAACCGCTATGATGGGTACTTGGATTAGTAACCCTTTTACCTATGTTCCTATCTTTTTATTCAATTATCAAATTGGTTTATTTATCCTCGAAAATATTTTTCAAATTTCCATCAATAACCTAGATGAATTTAATTCCGAGTCATGGCAAAATTTAGCTGATTCAGGGGCAGAAATTACCGTAACACTCTTAACAGGTTCTTTTTTTGTCGGACTAACCCTTTCTATTCTTGCTTACTATTTGATATTAATTCTTATTAAAAAACAAAATAAAACTTTACATAAAAAATATTGGAAAAAAAAAGATAAATGTTAA